From the genome of Deinococcus apachensis DSM 19763, one region includes:
- a CDS encoding DUF4142 domain-containing protein, whose product MNRRLAVSALTLSFALSTAFAGGSAQAPLGPVTTAQVSNDSDVLAMEVMSMSNLTEITTSQLALQKSSNQAIRAFAQQMITEHTRAQAELSNLAAQKGIRIADKPGADQRLQYNRLTTLSGAAFDAAYKNVQVNGHAMTLALIQTYRSIGKDPQGLALAAKMQPVVARHLEEAKALPGG is encoded by the coding sequence ATGAATAGACGTCTTGCTGTTTCCGCGTTGACCCTCTCGTTTGCCCTCTCGACGGCCTTTGCCGGTGGTTCGGCCCAGGCGCCCCTCGGTCCCGTCACCACCGCCCAGGTGTCCAACGACTCGGACGTGCTCGCCATGGAAGTCATGTCCATGAGCAACCTCACCGAGATCACGACCTCGCAGCTCGCCCTGCAAAAGAGCAGCAATCAGGCGATCCGGGCCTTCGCCCAGCAGATGATCACCGAGCACACCCGGGCGCAGGCCGAGCTGAGCAACCTCGCCGCGCAGAAGGGCATCCGCATCGCCGACAAGCCGGGCGCCGACCAGCGGCTGCAATACAACCGGCTGACCACGCTTTCGGGGGCCGCCTTCGACGCCGCCTACAAGAACGTGCAGGTGAACGGCCACGCCATGACCCTCGCGCTGATCCAGACCTACCGCTCCATTGGCAAGGACCCCCAGGGCCTCGCCCTCGCTGCCAAGATGCAGCCCGTCGTGGCCCGCCACCTGGAAGAGGCTAAAGCGCTGCCGGGGGG